From the Streptomyces sp. SN-593 genome, the window CGCGGACCTTGACGTGCGCCTCGGTGGTGCCGACCATCACCGCGCCGCCCGCGCTGAGCAGCAGGCCGAAGACGATCCAGCTCGTCCGCTCGGTGGCCACGTAGAGCATGATCACGAAGAGGCCGAAGAAGAGCAGCGAGGTGCCGAGGTCGGTCTCGAAGACCAGGATCAGCAGGCTGAGCGCCCAGATCACCAGGATCGGGCCGAGGTCGCGGCCGCGCGGCAGGTACAGGCCCATGAAACGGCGGGAGGCGAGCGCGAGCGCGTCGCGCTTGACCATCAGGTAGCCGGCGAAGAAGACCGCGATGACGATCTTGGCGAACTCACCGGGTTGCAGCGAGCCGACCCCGGGGATGGTGACCCAGATCCGGGCGCCGTAGACCGCGGGGAAGAAGATCGGCGAGATGAGCAGGGCGAGCGCCACGATCATCGAGATGTACGTGTAGCGCTGCAGGATGCGGTGGTCCTTGAGGAAGACCAGCACCAGGGCGAACAGCGCCACCCCGAGCGCGGACCACATGAGCTGCTTGGGGGCCATCGGGCCGCCGAGCTGCGGGGTGGTGATCGAGGGCTCCTGGTCGAGCCGCCAGATCAGCACCAGGCCGAGGCCGTTGAGCAGGGTGGCGATCGGCAGCATCAGCGGGTCGGCGTAGGGCGCGAACTTCCGCACGAGCAGGTGCGCTATGCCCGCGATGCAGCCCAGGCCGAGGCCGTACTCCGCCAGTCCCGCCGGCACGGAGCCGTGCTTGGCGAGCCCGGCGTCGGCGTACGCGAAGACGGGGATCGCCACCGCGAAGAGCAGCATGACCAGTTCGGTGTTGCGGCGGTTGGGCGCGCCGATCGACGTGATCGTCGTGGTGTTGCTGGCGCTCATGACGAGCCGAACCTTCCTGCTGCTGCGGGTGCCGGCACTACTGCTGGTCCGTGTCCGTGTCCGTGCTGCACTGCCCGGCCAGCTTCTTCTCGTCCGGCGTCAGGGACGGGCTCGGCGAGGGGGTCGGGGTGGTGGTGATCTTCTTCCCGTCCTGCTGCCCCTCGGCGGTGCCGGCGGCGCCGGAGCCCACCGAGTTCTCGGCGTTCTTCGCCGCGTCCTTGGCCTTGGCGGCGACGCTCGTGGCGGTGGCGACCTTCTTGCAGACGTCCGCCTGCTGGGCCAGCTCGTCCGCCTTGTCGTCCGCCTGTCCGAGGCTGCTGGTGGCGATGGTGTCCTGCACCTGCTTGCGCTGGTAGGACGGCAGGTACTTCAGCGGGATGTCCGTGCGGTCGCGGTGCACCTTGGACAGGCTGAGCCCGACGAGCTTCTGGTTGATGCCCTGGTAGACCGCGACGTGGTCGCCCTTGGCGCCCACGTAGTACTGGGTCTGGGTCCAGGAGTACGCCCCGTACAGGCCGCCGGCCACGACCGCGAGCACCACCACGGTGATCAGGGTGCGCTTGGGCCACTTGCGCCGGGCGGGCTTGTCGAGGTCGGACTCGTCGTACCCGCCGAAGGCGCCGAGGGGGGCGCCGGGCGCCGGGTCGCCGCTGCCGGGCGGGCCGAACGCGCCGGTCGGACCGGCCTGGTGCGGGGTGCGGCCCAGCTCGGAGGCGCGGCCGGCGGGGGTGTCCAGGTGCCGCGGGTCGTTGGGCTGCGACTGGTGTTCGGCGACCGCGCCGACCACCACCGGGGTGTCGTTGAGCTGCGCGGCCTGCGTGTCGCCGTCGTCGGTGTCGAGCACGTCGGCGACGATGCAGGTGATGTTGTCCGGCCCGCCGCCGCGCAGGGCGAGCTGGATCAGCTCCTGCACGGTCTCGTGCGGGGCCTGGTAGCCGCCGAGGGTCTCCTCCATGGTCTGGTGGCTGACCACCCCGGACAGCCCGTCCGAGCAGATCAGGTAGCGGTCGCCGACCCTGACCTCGCGGATGGACAGGTCGGGCTCGACCCGCTCGCCGCTGCCGAGCGCCCGCATCAGCAGCGAGCGCTGCGGGTGCGTGGTGGCCTCTTCCTCGGTGATCCGGCCCTCGTCGACCAGCCGCTGCACCCAGGTGTGGTCCTGCGTGATCTGGGTGAGCACGCCGTCGCGCAGCAGGTACGCGCGGGAGTCGCCGACGTGCACCAGGCCGAGCCGCTGCCCGGTCCACAGCAGGGCGGTGAGCGTGGTGCCCATGCCCTCCAGTTGCGGGTCCTCCTCGACCATGTGCAGCAACTGGTCGTTGGCCCGCTGCACGGCGGTGCCGAGGGAGGTGAGGATGTCCGAGCCGGGGATGTCGTCGTCGAGCGTGACGATGGTGGAGATCACCTCGGAGGAGGCGACCTCGCCGGCGGCCTGGCCGCCCATGCCGTCGGCGATCGCGAGCAGACGGGGGCCGGCGTAGCCGGAGTCCTCGTTCCCCTCGCGGATCATGCCCTTGTGCGAACCGGCGGCGAAACGCAGGCTCAACGACATGCGTACCTCCCCCGTCGGTTCCGGGTACATCCGCACGCTGCCCACCCTCTCGCTCGCGCGTCGTGGCTTCGCTGCCCCATTGTGCGACTACTTCCGCAGCTCGATGACGGTCTTGCCGATGCGGATCGGCGCGCCCAGTGGGACCGGGGTGGGCGTGGTCAACCGGTTGCGGTCCATGTAGGTGCCGTTGGTGGACCCCAGGTCCTCGACGATCCACTGGCCGTCGGTGTCGGGGTAGATCCTGGCATGCCTGCTGGACGCGTAGTCGTCATCGAGCACAATCGTCGAGTCATGCGCCCGGCCCAGGGTGATCGTCTGGCCCTGGAGGGCCACGGTGGTGCCCGCCAACGAGCCCTCGGCGACCACCAGTTTGGTGGGGGCGCCGCGCCGCTGGCGGTTGTTCTGCGGCTGCTGGCGCGGCTGCTGCACCTGCTGCTGGCGCTGCTGCGGCGGCCGGGACCGGTCGTCGGCCCGGCGCGAGGCGCGCTGGGTCACCCGGGTTCCGAACAGGTCACTGCGGATGACCTGGACCGCGACGATGACGAACAGCCACAGCACGGCGAGGAAACCCAACCGCATGACCGTCAGGGTCAGCTCTGACATTGCCCCCGCTTCACCCTTCGGCTTGCCTGTACACGATGGTGGTGCTCCCCACGACGATGCGGGAGCCGTCGCGGAGCGTAGCGCGCTGGGTGTGCTGTCCGTCCACCACGATGCCGTTCGTCGACCCGAGGTCCTGGACGACGGAGGGGGTGCCGACGCGGATTTCGCAGTGCTTGCGCGATACGCCCGGATCGTCCACGCGGACGTCCGCCTCGGTGGAGCGGCCCAGCACGAGGGTGGCGCGGGAGATCTGGTGACGGGTGCCGTTGATCTCCACCCAGCGCCGGGTGTGGGCCGCGGCGGAGCCCGGCGGCACACCGGTGCCGGGCAGCCGGGTCACCGGGGCTCCGCCGCCCGGCGGCGGCGCGGCCGGCATCGGGGGCGGGCCGGCCGGGCGCTGCGGCGCGGCGTGCCGCTCGGGCGCCGGGCGGGCCGGCCGCTGCTGGTACTGCTGCTGCGGGGCCGGCGGCTGCTGGTAGGACGGCTGCGGACGGCCCTGGGGCGGCTGGTGGCCCTGCGGCGCCTGCGGGTGCTGGGACTCGCTGGAGGCCAGGGTGCGGCTGCGCACCCGGTACAGCCCGGTGTCCAGGTCGTCGGCCCGCTCCAGGTGCACCTTGATGGTGCCCATGAAGGTGTAGCGCTGCTGCTTGGCGTAGTCCTTGACCATGCCGGCCAGTTCGTCGCCGAGTTGTACGGCGTACGGGCTCAGCCGTTCGTAGTCGGGCGCGCTCAGCTCGACGACGAAGTCGTTCGGTACCACGGTGCGGTCGCGGTTCCAGATCGTCGCGTTGTTGTCGCACTCACGCTGCAGCGCACCCGCGATCTCCACGGGCTGCACCTCGCTCTTGAAGACCTTGGCGAAGGTGCCGTTCACCATGCCCTCAAGTCGCTGCTCGAAACGCTTCAGCACACCCACCGGGCACCTCCCTCCTCCGGATCGTCCGTCGGCTCGATTCCGATACTGCTTACTGATCGTATCCACGCGTGGGAAAAACCGGCGGTTCCCCGATCTTGACCGGGCGGCCAGTGTCAACCCTCACACCGCGCCGTGCCTGCGCTCCTCCTACCCACAGCGATGGTAGATGGGGCCGCTGTGCGCGGTCCCGGGTTCGGGCCGTCCCCACCAGTGTCCCCAGTGTCCCGCACCGGCACGCCCGCTCGTGCCGCCGCCCCGCGTTCCCCCTCCGCCCTCCCCCGGTCGGGCCCGCGGAACGGAGGTGAGGGCACCGCACACGGCGTGCTAATCTTCTGCATGTCGGACGGGGTTCCCACACCAGCAGGATTCGAGGATCAAGCCGGTGCGAGAAGCCAGACGGCAGCACCCATGCGCGGGTGGCGGAATAGGCAGACGCGCTGGATTCAGGTTCCAGTGCCCGAAAGGGCGTGGGGGTTCAACTCCCCCCTCGCGCACCAGAAGCACTCCGGTGTTTCGAAGGCAGTGACGGACAGGGCGGCATCGTGACCACGATGCCGCCCTTGTCGTTGCGCGGGTCGGGGTGGCAGCCGGGCGGGAACCCGGGCAGGGTGGTGTGCGTTGGACGGATTGGGCAAAGCAATCGTCAAGCGGCGCGGCCCGCGCCGAACCGAGCAGGGAGATCCAGCATGGGTGTCAGCCTCTCCAAGGGCGGCAATGTCTCGCTGACGAAGGAGGCCCCCGGACTCACGGCGGTCACCGTCGGCCTCGGGTGGGACGTGAGGACCACCACAGGCAGCGACTTCGACCTCGACGCGAGTGCGCTGCTGCTCGACGCCTCCGGCAAGGTCGTGTCGGACAAGCACTTCGTCTTCTTCAACAACCTCAAGAGCCCGGACGGCTCCGTCGAGCACACCGGCGACAACCTCACCGGCGAGGGCGAGGGCGACGACGAGTCGATCAAGGTCAACCTGGCCGGCGTGCCGGCCGACGTCGACAAGATCGTCTTCCCGGTCTCGATCTACGAGGGCGAGACCCGGCAGCAGAGCTTCGGCCAGGTCCGCAACGCCTTCATCCGCGTGGTCAACCAGGCGGGCGGCGCCGAGATCGCCCGTTACGACCTCACCGAGGACGCCTCCACCGAGACCGCGATGGTCTTCGGCGAGCTGTACCGCAACGGCGCGGAGTGGAAGTTCCGCGCGGTCGGCCAGGGGTACGCCTCGGGTCTGCGCGGCATCGCGCAGGACTTCGGCGTCAACCTCTGACCGGGTCCTGACCACGTCCCGGCGGGCCTTCGAGGAGGCCCCCCGGGACGGCACGAGCAGACCGCGGGGCCGCGGCCGCCCGTCGTTCCGACGACCGGTGGCCACGGCCCCGTTCCTGTTTCCGCTCCTGCTCCCGTGCCGCCGGCGGGCGGTCCCGGGTGCCGTCAGGCCGCGAAGCGCGCCGCGAGGGCCTTCGCCTTCTCCGCCGCGTCCTCGTGCGCCTTGGCCCGCGAGGCGTCCGCCGCGTCGATGAGCGAGGCCATCGCCGGGTTGACCCGGGCCAGCGTCAGCTCGGGGATCACGAAGTGAACCTCCAGCGAGAGCATCCCGGTCAGCACCTTCTCCAGGTACGTGGCGGCGAACTCGAAGCTCTCGCGCGGCGTGCCCGGCCCGTAGCCGCCGCCGCGCGCGGCCACCACCGTGACGGGCTTGCCGGCCGCGGAGCCGCCCTCGCCGCCGGTGCGGCCCACGATGATCACCTGGTCCAGCCACGCCTTGAGGGTGGACGGGATCGTGAAGTTGTACATCGGGGTGCCGATGAGGACCGCGTCCGCGCGCTCCAGCTCCCCGGCGAGTTCCTCGCGCAGCGCGACCGCGGCGGCCTGCTCCGGGGTGCGCGACTCGGCCGGGACGTTGGTGCCGATGATGCCGTCCGCGGTCAGGTGCGGCACCGGGGCGGCGGCCAGGTCGCGGTAGACGACGGTGCCGCCGGGGTGCTGGCTCTCCCACTCCTTGCGGAAGGTCGCGGTGACCTCGCGGGACACGGAGGAGTCGTGGAAGGCGGAGGAGTCGATGTGCAGCAGGGTGGCCATTGCGAGCCTCTTCGTCATCAAGGGATACAGGGGGGTGCGGCCGGGCGCCGCCGGGCGTCCGACGGCCTCCGCCGGCATCAGCGGACCCGTAAGTTCGTGCGTAACTATTCTTAACACAGAGACTTACTTTTTTGCAGCGCCTGAGGGGTGACGGAGTACGCTGTGGCCATGGAACGGGGACGGCAGATGCGCCCGGGTACCCCCTGTCGAGGCGTCGATATCGCGCTGACCAGGGTCTTCGAGTTGTTCGGCAAGCGATGGACCGGGCTGATCGTGGCCGTCCTCACACAACGCCCGGCGTACTTCGCCGAGATCCGCCGGGCCATCCCCCGGATCAGCGAACGCATGCTCTCCGACCGGCTGACGGAACTGGCCGACGCCGGGCTGGTGGTCCGCGAGGTCGATCCGGGCCCGCCGCTGCGGGTCAGCTACGGGCTGACCGAGGCCGGGCTGGCGATCCGCCCGGCGCTGGGCGAGCTGGCCCGGTGGGCCGAGACGTACCTGCCCGACGACGTCTCCTGCACCGAGCCGGAGGCGGCCGCCGTGCTGGGTGGGCCGGACGCCGCGCAGGAGTGCTCCGAGAACTGACCGCGGGCGCTACGGGTGCGCCGCCGCGTCCTCGTTGTAGCGCACCAGGTAGCCGGCGAACCGTTCCAGGTCCGCCGGGTCCCAGGCTGCCAGCCGCTCCTTGAACGTCTCCTGCCGCCGCACCCGCGCCGCGGCCAGGCTCTCCACGCCGCGCGGCGCGAGGTGCAGCACCTGCACCCGGTGGTCGGTGGGGTCGGTGCGCCGCTCCAGGAAGCCGTCCCGCTCCAGGGCCGCCACCTGGCGGCTGACCGTGGACTTGTCCAGCAGGTAGTGCGCGGCGAGGTCGGTGGCCCGGCAGCCCTGCTGTTCCTCCAGGTGCGCGAGGATCGTGTACGCGACCAGGGACAGCTCGGGGTGCATGCGCGCGGCGGTGGCGCGGGCCCGGCGGGCGAACGCGGTCAGCTCGCGCTGGATCACCTCCAGCGAGGCGACGGATCCGGCCGACCGGGCGGGGGTCGCTGCTGCTGACACCGCGGTCACGCTCCTGCCTGGTACGGCCGCGACCCGGGGTGGCCGACGGCGCGAGAGTTGTAGAGTACAACGATATCAGGCCGCGGCGCCCGCCCTCAGGAGGGCAGCGGCAGCTCGAACCAGACCACCTTGCCGACCGCCTTCCGGCTGGTCCCCCACCGCCGCGCCAGGTTCGACACCAGGCCGAGCCCGCGCCCGGTCACGTCGTCGGCCCTGGCGCTGCGCAACTGCGGCAGGTGGTGGTTGTCGTCGCTCACCTCGACCAGCAGCTTGCCCACGCGCATCAGGCGCAGCTCCACCTCGTAGGAGGCGGCCTTGATGGCATTGGTGACCAGCTCGCTGACCAGCAGCTCCGCCACGTCGCTGAGGCGTTCCAGGCCCCATGCGGCGAGTTGGCGGCGGGTCAGTTCGCGGGCCCTGGACACCTCGGCGTAGTCGATGAGCAGGCTCCAGCGCACCACGTCCTGCGGGGCGACGCCCTCGAAGCGGGCGACCAGCAGTGCCACGTCGTCCCTGCGGTCGTCGGAGTGCACCCGGGCGAGTATCTGCGCGCACACGTCCTCGGGGGACTGCTGCGGCTCGATCACGTTGGCGCACAGGGCCGCCAACCCGGCGTCGATGCCCTGGCCGCGCACCTCGACCAGCCCGTCCGTGCACAGCACCAGCCAGCTACCGTCCGGCGCCGGGACCTCCACCGTCTCGAACGGCACCCCGCCCACCCCGATCGGCGCGCCGCCGGGGATGCGCAGCAGCTCGCCGTGCCCGTCGGAGCCGGCCAGTACCGGCGGGATGTGGCCGGCGTTGGCGAGGGTGAGCGTGCGGTGGATCGGGTCGTAGACCGCGTAGACGCAGGTGGCGAGGTGTTCGGTCCCCAGCCGGTGGGCGAGGTTGTCCAGGTGGCGCAGCAACTGCGCGGGCGGCAGGTCGAGCCCCGTCATGGTGATGACGGCGGTGCGGAACTGCCCCATCACGGCCGCCGCCTGGAGCCCGTGGCCCATCACGTCGCCGACGATCAGCGCCACCCGGCCGCCGGGCAACTGGATCGCGTCGAACCAGTCGCCCCCGACCTGCGCCTGCCGGTCCCCGGGCATGTAATGGTGCGCGATCCGGACGCCGGGGATGCGCGGCGGCCGGGTCGGCATCATCGAGCGCTGGAGCGTGGCCGCGGCGCGCGACTCCTGGTGGTGCAGCCGGGCGTTGTCGATGTGCACCGCGCCGCGCGCGACCACCTCGGCGGCGGTGGCCGCGTCGCGGACGTCGAACGGTCGGCGGCCGGGCCCGCGCAGGAAGTAGACCCGGCCGAGCACGGTGCCGCGGGCGGTGAGCGGCGCCACGATCAGCGAGTGGCCGGCCATCAGCGGTCCGAGGGCGGGGACGCCGAAGTCGAGCGCGATGTCCGGGGCGAGCGCGGGGTCCACCACGGGCACCAGCACGGGGTCGCCGAGCCGGGGCACCATGTCGCCGGCCGGCAGCGCGACCAGTTCGCCCTCGGGCAGGGCCGTCTCCCAGGCGCCGGGCGTGCCGGGGAGGGCGAGGGCCACGCGGCGCACGAGCACGGTGTCGGCCGGGCGGTCGTCCTTGGGCGGTTCGGTGTCGGAGAAGAGCTGGTCCACGACGAGCACCGAGGCGAGGTCGGCGAAGCGCGGCACGGTGACCGCGCACAGTTCGCGGGCGGTGGTGCCCAGGTCGAGGGTGGAGCCGATGAAGGAGCCCGCGGCGCGCAGCAGGGCGAGCTGCTCGTCGAGCGCGTTGCCGGGGTGGGGGGCCGGGGTGGAGGCGAGCACGTCGTGGGCGTCGCGGTCGCGGTCGCGGTCGCCGTCGCGGGCGGGGCGGTGGTCGCGGTCCCGGGCACGGTCGCGGTCCCGGTCCTGTCGGCGGTCGCGGTCGTTCCTGCGGCTGCCGCGGCCACGGCCGGCGCCGGGGTCCCGGGCCGGGGCGGCGCCCGGCTGGTCGGACGTGTGGCCGGACGGCTGGTCGGACGTGTGGCCGGACGGTCGGCCGGAAGGGCGGTGCGGGTCGTACGGCGGTGGCTGCTCGGAGGGGCGCGGCCCGTCGTACGGCGGTGCCTGGCCGGCAAGGTGCGGCCCGTCGCCGGACCGGTGCTCGGACGGTGCCGGCCCGCCTCCCGCCTTCCTCCTCTTCTTCCGGCCGGTCGGGGCGCGGTCGTCCGCCGGCGGCAGGCCCGGGGCGGTGCGGGAGGCGTGCGAGGTGAGGGAGGGCGGCGGCACGGCCGTCAGCGCGGACGCGCTGGACGCGTCGCCGCCGCGTGCGGCCGGGTCCGCGGTGGTGCCCGCCCCGTCTCCCGGCGGCAGCTCCCTGCGGACGGGGGCCGCGGCGCGGGCGGCCGCGGCGAGCCGGGCGTGCTCCTGCGGCACGACCGGCAGCCGGACGCCGTCCTCGACTTCGAGCGCGGGGTGGCCGAGCGCCGCGATCTGCCGCACGATCCGGTCCAGCCGGCCCGGGCTCGCGCCCGGCAGCACCTCGGCGAGCCGACCGGTGAGCGCCTGCCCGGTCGCCGGGTCGGCGCTCGGCGCGAGTACGGCGGCCACCGCGATGTCCTGGCGCTGCGGCCCCTCCGCGCCGTACGGCAGCAGCCGGCCGCCGAGCGCGATCCGCAGCCCGCCGGCGCGCAGCGGCTTGGCGTGCACGGCGAGCGCGAGCAGGCTGCGGCCCCCCGGCTCGACCAGCCGGTAGGTCCACCACAGCACGTCCTTCAGGGTGCCGTCGCGGTCGGTGGCGGCCAGCGCCCCGGCCCAGGAGGAGACGGTGATGTCGTCCAGCAGCTCCAGGGTGTCCTGGCGGGCCGCCGCGGGGCGCTTGTCCGTGTGGCCCGCGGCCGGGCGGGTGGTGCTCAGCAGCCCGGCCGCGCGGTGGCCGAAGACGTGCTCCCAGCGGTGCCCGAACAGCTCCTCGGCGCCACGGTTCCAGTACGAGATCCGGCCGTCGGGGTCCACGCAGAGCACCGCGAGCCGCAGCAGGGCCGCCAGGCCGGGAACGGCCGCGGGCGGGGTGGTGGCGGGCGGCGCGGTGGTGGCGGGCGGGATGGCGGCGCCGTCCGGCACCGCCAGGGCCGTGGAGACGGGCGGCGGGCCGGTGACGGCCGGTGAGGTCACCGCCTCCGGCGCGGTCCCAGGCGTGGTCACCGACGCGGCCGCGTTCGCGGGTACGGGTACGGGTACGGGCGCGTTCACAGGCGCGTTCACGGGCACGGGCACGGGCGCCGCGGCCTGGCGGGTGGACGGCAGGGCCGCGGGCCGTATCGCGGGCACCGCGGTGCCGGCCCCCGGCAAGGGCCCGGTGCGGGCGGAACGGTCGGTGTGGTGGTCCGGCTCGGCGGCATCGGGATGCCCGGTGATCTCGTCCAACGTCGTGCACCTGCGGTCCGGCGCTGTGGTTCCGCGCTGCGTGGGGTGGGCTTCAAGGCAAGCACGAAACCGCGGGCCGGGTCGACCGATTGCCCGGATTGGTGCTCTGTTGGCGGATGCTGACGGCGTGTCGGGCCGCGTTCGTGGTATCGGCCCGGACCGGGGGAGCGCGGCCGCGATGCCGGGACGCGCGGTGCCGCCCCCGCGCGCCGGAGCCGGGCACGGACGGGGCCGTCCACCTGGGGTGCGGGCGCGACCGGGTGACCCGTACGGGCGACCCGGGGCGGCGGCCGGGCCGCCCCGGAAGCCCCCGCGGGCGGCCCCGGCCCGGGCCCGGCCCTGTCCACGGCCCGACCGCGCTCCCGCCATGATCGACCGTAGAGGGCCTACGCTATCCGGGTGACGAACACCTCCGGACCCGGACCGTCCGCCGCCTCCGCCCCTGCCGCTCCCCCTGCCGGATCGGCCGGCCCCGACGACTCCGCGGCCGACCCGGCCGCCGCCGCGTACGTGGACACGGAGGGCCAGGAACGCCTGGCGAAGGCGGTGCGCGCCGCCGAGCAGGCGTTGATCGAGTTCGAGATCGCGGTGGAGACGTTCCGCGTCGAGGTGGAGAACTTCTCCCGGCTGCACCACCAGCGGCTCGGCCCGATGTACGCGCGGCTGGACGAGCTGGACGCGCTGATCGCGGAGGCCGTCGCCGCGCACAGCGGCGACCGGGCCGACATCGAGCGGGCCTGGGAGGCCCGCGCGCTGGTGATGCCGATGCCCGGGGTCGAGGAGTTGTTCGGCGGCCTGCTGGGCGCCGACGGGGTGCGGCCGGTGGAGGACCCCAATCCGCCGCGCCGGGTCCGCCCCGGCAAGGAGGCCCAGCGGCTCTACCGCGAGCTGGTCCGCAAGGCGCACCCCGACCTGGCGCAGGACGACGCGGAGAAGGAGCGCCGCAGCGCCTTCATCGCGCGCGTCAACGAGGCGTACGCGTACGCCGACGAGGCGGGGCTGCGCGACCTGGCCGCCGAGTGGGAGGCCGGTCCGGCGCCGGAGTCGGACCTGCCCGGCGAGGCCGAGGTGCTCTACGCCCGGCTGGAGTGGCTCGCCGAGCGCAAGGAGAAGCTGGCCGCGCTCGCCGCGGAACTCGACGAGAGCGCCATCGGGCAGATGATGAAACTCGCCCCCGACGACCCGGACGCGCTGCTCAACGAGATCGCCGAGCAGTTGCTCACGCAGGTCTCGCAGCGCGAGGCGCGGCTCGCCGAACTGGTCCACGGCGCATCCGGCGGCTGAGGTAGCTTTCCCGTAAGTCCGCGGGTGCGGTGCACGCCTGCCGCCCGCGCCGTCCCCGTACGTCAGTGATCCCGCAGTTCCGTGTCCCAGGAGGCCTGTCCGATGTTCCGCTCCCAGCTCCCCGCGGTGGACGCCTCCGCGGTCCCGGCCGACGCGACCCTCCTCGACGTGCGGGAGGACGACGAGTGGGCCGCCGGTCACGCCGAGGGCGCGCTGCACATCCCGATGGGCGAGGTCGTCGGCCGGCTCGCCGAACTGCCCGAGGGCGGCACCGTCCACGTGGTCTGCCGCGTCGGCGGTCGGTCCGCCCAGGTCGCGCAGTACCTGATCGCCCAGGGCGTGGACGCGGTGAACGTCAGCGGCGGCATGCTGGAGTGGGAGTCGGCCGGGCGCCCCGTCGTGGACGACAGCGGTGCGCAGGGCCACGTGCTGTAGCGCGCCGCCGCGTTCCCGCATCCCGCGCCTTCTGCGCCTGTGGATAACTCGGTAAGGTCACCGCCGGGGCCCCTGGGTGACTAGGGTCGGGCCGTCGGGCGCAGCGGAGAGCGGAGAGTCGGATGGGGCCAACGGAGGGGCCGCCGCCCAATGTGGCGGGGCTGTCGCTGCCCGGGCGGATAGCCGTGGCGGTGGTGGTGGGCGCGGTCGCGGTCGGCGCGCTGTTCCACCTGGGGATGGTGTTCTTGTACGTCGCGCCGTCGAACACGCTCAGCAAGGAGCACGCGGCCGCCGTCAACGACTACATCTACCCGGAGTTCGAGCAGAACTGGAAGCTGTTCGCGCCCGACCCGCTCCAGCAGAACGTCCACATCCAGGCCCGCGCCGAGGTCAGCAGGCCCGACGGCGGCACCGGGACCACGGGGTGGGTGGACCTCACCGGCATGGACATCGCGGCGATGCGGCACGACCCGGTGCCCAGCCACGCCCAGCAGAACGAGCTGCGCCGGGCCTGGGGCTACTACACGGACACCCATGACGCCCAGGAGCAGCCGACCAACGCCGTGGGCGGCGACCTGAGCCGCACCTACCTCCAGCGCATCATCCAGAGCCGGTTCGGCACCAAGCTGAACGGCGGCACCGTGGTCCGCGTCCAGGCCCGCGCGGCGACCACCCCGGTGGGGCAGCCGACCTGGAGCGTGTCGGGGGCGGCCACGCCCACCACCGAGTACCGGACGCTGCCGTGGTGGGTCGTCGACGGGACCGCCGCGCCCGCGGCCGTCCCGGCTCCCGATCCGGGTACGACGGCCCCGGCTACGACCGCTCCCGTCCCGGGTACGACCGCTCCCGCGCCGAGTACGACGGGTCCCGCGCCGAGCACGGCCCCGGCGCCGGGCGCGACCGTCACCTCCTCCGGGCGGGGGGCCTCGTCATGAGCGCGCCCCGCGGCCACGCCGAGGTCCGCGCCGGTTGGCGCGTCCCGGCGACCCCCACCTACGCGAGCGTGACCGCCGCGCTCGACCGCGCCGTCACGCGCGGCCTCCACAAGATCACCGGCACCGCCGTCGGCCCCTACCAGAGCGCGGTGGTGCGGATCGGCGTCGCGCTCACCTGGCTGCTGTTCCTGCTGCGGGAGTTCCCGCACCGCGCCGCGCTCTACGGCCCGCACAGCGCCTGGGGGTTCGACCTGGCCCAGCGGCTGCTGGCCGGCAACCACGCGTTCAGCGTGCTGATGTGGAGCGACAGCCGCGCCTGGTTCGAGATCTGCTACGCGTTCGCGATCCTGGCGAGCGCCGCGCTGCTGGTCGGCTGGCGGACGCGGACGTCCGCGCTGATGTTCATGGTCGGGGTGCTGTCGCTCCAGAACCGCAGCGTGTTCATGGGCGACGGCGGCGACAACGTGGTCCACATCCTCGCGATCTACCTCGCGTTCACCCGCTGCGGGCTGGTCTGGTCGCTGGACAGCCGCAGGGCGCGGCGCCGCGCGGAGGCGGAGGCGGAGGCGTCGCGGGCGGCGGCAGCGGAGGCCGAGGCCGGCTC encodes:
- a CDS encoding J domain-containing protein — translated: MTNTSGPGPSAASAPAAPPAGSAGPDDSAADPAAAAYVDTEGQERLAKAVRAAEQALIEFEIAVETFRVEVENFSRLHHQRLGPMYARLDELDALIAEAVAAHSGDRADIERAWEARALVMPMPGVEELFGGLLGADGVRPVEDPNPPRRVRPGKEAQRLYRELVRKAHPDLAQDDAEKERRSAFIARVNEAYAYADEAGLRDLAAEWEAGPAPESDLPGEAEVLYARLEWLAERKEKLAALAAELDESAIGQMMKLAPDDPDALLNEIAEQLLTQVSQREARLAELVHGASGG
- a CDS encoding DUF5819 family protein — protein: MGPTEGPPPNVAGLSLPGRIAVAVVVGAVAVGALFHLGMVFLYVAPSNTLSKEHAAAVNDYIYPEFEQNWKLFAPDPLQQNVHIQARAEVSRPDGGTGTTGWVDLTGMDIAAMRHDPVPSHAQQNELRRAWGYYTDTHDAQEQPTNAVGGDLSRTYLQRIIQSRFGTKLNGGTVVRVQARAATTPVGQPTWSVSGAATPTTEYRTLPWWVVDGTAAPAAVPAPDPGTTAPATTAPVPGTTAPAPSTTGPAPSTAPAPGATVTSSGRGASS
- a CDS encoding rhodanese-like domain-containing protein produces the protein MFRSQLPAVDASAVPADATLLDVREDDEWAAGHAEGALHIPMGEVVGRLAELPEGGTVHVVCRVGGRSAQVAQYLIAQGVDAVNVSGGMLEWESAGRPVVDDSGAQGHVL
- a CDS encoding MarR family winged helix-turn-helix transcriptional regulator codes for the protein MSAAATPARSAGSVASLEVIQRELTAFARRARATAARMHPELSLVAYTILAHLEEQQGCRATDLAAHYLLDKSTVSRQVAALERDGFLERRTDPTDHRVQVLHLAPRGVESLAAARVRRQETFKERLAAWDPADLERFAGYLVRYNEDAAAHP
- a CDS encoding ATP-binding SpoIIE family protein phosphatase, with translation MDEITGHPDAAEPDHHTDRSARTGPLPGAGTAVPAIRPAALPSTRQAAAPVPVPVNAPVNAPVPVPVPANAAASVTTPGTAPEAVTSPAVTGPPPVSTALAVPDGAAIPPATTAPPATTPPAAVPGLAALLRLAVLCVDPDGRISYWNRGAEELFGHRWEHVFGHRAAGLLSTTRPAAGHTDKRPAAARQDTLELLDDITVSSWAGALAATDRDGTLKDVLWWTYRLVEPGGRSLLALAVHAKPLRAGGLRIALGGRLLPYGAEGPQRQDIAVAAVLAPSADPATGQALTGRLAEVLPGASPGRLDRIVRQIAALGHPALEVEDGVRLPVVPQEHARLAAAARAAAPVRRELPPGDGAGTTADPAARGGDASSASALTAVPPPSLTSHASRTAPGLPPADDRAPTGRKKRRKAGGGPAPSEHRSGDGPHLAGQAPPYDGPRPSEQPPPYDPHRPSGRPSGHTSDQPSGHTSDQPGAAPARDPGAGRGRGSRRNDRDRRQDRDRDRARDRDHRPARDGDRDRDRDAHDVLASTPAPHPGNALDEQLALLRAAGSFIGSTLDLGTTARELCAVTVPRFADLASVLVVDQLFSDTEPPKDDRPADTVLVRRVALALPGTPGAWETALPEGELVALPAGDMVPRLGDPVLVPVVDPALAPDIALDFGVPALGPLMAGHSLIVAPLTARGTVLGRVYFLRGPGRRPFDVRDAATAAEVVARGAVHIDNARLHHQESRAAATLQRSMMPTRPPRIPGVRIAHHYMPGDRQAQVGGDWFDAIQLPGGRVALIVGDVMGHGLQAAAVMGQFRTAVITMTGLDLPPAQLLRHLDNLAHRLGTEHLATCVYAVYDPIHRTLTLANAGHIPPVLAGSDGHGELLRIPGGAPIGVGGVPFETVEVPAPDGSWLVLCTDGLVEVRGQGIDAGLAALCANVIEPQQSPEDVCAQILARVHSDDRRDDVALLVARFEGVAPQDVVRWSLLIDYAEVSRARELTRRQLAAWGLERLSDVAELLVSELVTNAIKAASYEVELRLMRVGKLLVEVSDDNHHLPQLRSARADDVTGRGLGLVSNLARRWGTSRKAVGKVVWFELPLPS